TTATTGTCATGGTCGGTATGGTTATTGGGAGTATTGTTTTCGTTATCAAGGCTCAGATTTTATGCTTATAGGTTATGAAGCAACTTATAACCATGGTCCATTAGTCTTAGGAAAAACAAGTATCAATTTTCTTACAGGTGTTGAATATGATGATGAGAATATCAATGCTGACAAGTTTGATGCAGATTCTGATGATGATCCAGTGGCTGATGAGGTATTCAAGAGGACCGTCGTTAAACTGAAGAAGAAGCCGTTAATGAAGCTTTCGGAAATAGAAGATTTCGACGAACTAAGGTTTGAATAGTTATCTTAAACAAAGGGATTACGAATAAAAGAGTTTGTATGTTGTCGTTTTGTTCTTAGTTTTTGAGAAGGTTTCTTATATCGCTTTTGGTAAATAAAACGAGTTGAACATGTAGCTTTTAAGAGCAGTGTAGAGTTATCGAGTGCTTGCTTTTGAAACGTATAAAACGCAAGAATCGGCTCAAAATACCATTCATTCCACTCGTTTTTAGGTTCGCTTTCAACGCTAAGTGGACTTGATATTCAATTGCGTTGGCGGTTTTAGGTCTTGATACTTGCTGTGGTTACGATTTATGGGGAGCCTCTTTCGTTTTATAATTAACCATCGATTCTATTCTTTCCTATGCCTGCAAAAGTAATTAAAAGTAGCGATATAAACAAGTAAGAACTATGCTTGCCGAATTATTTACACAGAAAGATTGTTCACGAGAATACTTGTTGGTATGGTGTACAAGTTTCTATTTGTTGGTAAGACCTCTTATTTCCCTGTCAAAATCAGAGTCTATTTTTTGTGTCTTATTGAATATATCATATTCATTTTCAGCCTTTTCTTTAGCTTGTAATGCTGAAATATGACCTTTGTCAGGCAGGATTTTATATTGACGGAAAGTAAGGAAAGCATCAACACTCTTAGCGAAATCAGACATCGTGAATGTATTTTCTCGTTCAACTAAATCCTCAACATAATCAAAGAATCCTGTGACAGCTCTCTCTAATTGTCTTATTTGAATCTCAGATAAGTAGTTTTTGGCTATTGTAACATCTGATTTCAATATTCGACCATTTGGAGAATTTTTCCAAGTTGTTAGTCCCATGTGTTCTTGGTTGTGGTCAGCTTTCGTGTAGATAATCTCAGCTGCAGTCTGTCCTGTGATTGCATAGTGAAAACGATTTTGTATCATGGAGTAAAACTCTCGAGTTGTTGGCGCTTGTTTGTCATAATCTGTGCTACATTCTGCATAGATATCTGTTATCTGTTGCCAAATACGTCGTTCGCTTGCGCGGATAGAGCGGATGCGTTCTAAAAGTTCTTTGAAGTAGTCTTTTCCGAAAACATCCTTTCCTTGTTTGAGGCGTTCATCATCTAATATAAACCCTTTATGGATATATTCTTTTAATATACCAGTTGCCCATTTGCGGAAATTAGTTGCTTTAATAGAATTTACACGATAACCAACAGAGATGATTGCATCAAGATTATAGAATGTCAACTCTCTATTTACGTTACGTTTTCCTTCTTTTTGAACTACCGAGAATTTCTCGGTAGTTGATTCTTCATTCAATTCTCCTTCTTTGAAAATATTTCTCAGGTGTAGTCCTACATTATCTACAGTACAATCAAAAAGCTGTGATACAGCTTTTTGTGTCATCCATAT
The Prevotella melaninogenica DNA segment above includes these coding regions:
- a CDS encoding virulence RhuM family protein, which gives rise to MNNEIQFLLYNSPEGGENVQVLVKDETIWMTQKAVSQLFDCTVDNVGLHLRNIFKEGELNEESTTEKFSVVQKEGKRNVNRELTFYNLDAIISVGYRVNSIKATNFRKWATGILKEYIHKGFILDDERLKQGKDVFGKDYFKELLERIRSIRASERRIWQQITDIYAECSTDYDKQAPTTREFYSMIQNRFHYAITGQTAAEIIYTKADHNQEHMGLTTWKNSPNGRILKSDVTIAKNYLSEIQIRQLERAVTGFFDYVEDLVERENTFTMSDFAKSVDAFLTFRQYKILPDKGHISALQAKEKAENEYDIFNKTQKIDSDFDREIRGLTNK